In Humulus lupulus chromosome 6, drHumLupu1.1, whole genome shotgun sequence, a single genomic region encodes these proteins:
- the LOC133782373 gene encoding non-specific lipid transfer protein GPI-anchored 14-like — MAPKFSFHCFTAIVALVLVFFSAMGISSVMADPAKDREDCMDQLTGLATCLSYVSGQAKAPTPDCCSGLKLVLKIKKKCLCVIIRDRNDPNLGLQINVTLALTLPSVCNAPANVSKCPELLNMDPHSPEAQVFYEMEANNSTKTASGPAPSPTAGGPVNVQGKGSHSSRGTGQDKCGWKAIFGGVMLWTVMAFHWIM; from the exons ATGGCACCAAAATTTAGCTTCCACTGTTTCACTGCCATAGTAGCATTGGTTCTAGTTTTCTTCTCAGCAATGGGAATCAGCAGTGTAATGGCTGATCCAGCCAAAGACAGAGAGGATTGTATGGATCAGTTGACGGGGCTGGCCACTTGTCTCTCCTACGTTAGTGGCCAAGCCAAGGCCCCCACCCCTGACTGCTGCAGTGGCCTAAAACTGGttctcaagatcaagaagaagtGTTTGTGTGTTATCATTAGAGATCGTAATGACCCAAACTTGGGCCTTCAGATCAATGTTACTCTTGCTTTGACTTTGCCCTCTGTTTGCAATGCCCCTGCTAATGTCTCCAAATGCCCCG AGCTTCTAAACATGGATCCCCATTCACCAGAAGCTCAAGTGTTCTATGAGATGGAGGCGAACAACTCTACTAAGACCGCCAGTGGTCCTGCTCCAAGTCCTACTG CTGGGGGTCCTGTAAATGTGCAAGGCAAAGGTTCACATTCAAGCAGGGGGACTGGTCAAGACAAGTGTGGATGGAAAGCCATTTTTGGAGGGGTTATGCTCTGGACTGTAATGGCCTTTCATTGGATCATGTAG